Sequence from the Calidithermus timidus DSM 17022 genome:
CCAAGCCCGCCGACCTGGTTTTTACGCCCGCGTGCTGGTGAGCGGCCAGGTACAGGCGGGCGACCCTATCGAGCGCCTTTCCACCCCCCACGACTACCCCACCCTCGCCGAGCTCTTCGAGCTGCACTACGCCAAGAAGCCCGACCCCGCCCGGGTGCGGTGGCTGCTCGAGGCCCCCGTCGCCGAGCGGACCCGGCGGGCCTGGGAGCGCTGGCTCGAGGCGTCGTTTCGCCGCGACAGCGGGGTGGAGCACTCAGCCCGCAGCGCCTGAGGGGGGCAAGGGCTCGAGGAACCAGTAGTCGCCGTGGAGGCGCCTGGCGCCGAAGCCCACCTCGAGCCGCTGCGCGAAGAGCGGGCAATTCACCACCAAGGTATGGTACTCGCCGTTCTCGCCGCAGGGATCGGCCCCGGCCGCCTCGAGGTCGGCCACGGTTTCGGCGGTGAGGGTACGGCCTAAGAAGCCGGGGCCCAGGTGGAGGTTGCAGGAGACGATGACCGCCTCGAGCCCCTCGGCCACCATGCGGCGCACCAGGGCGGCGCGGTCCTCCTTCCACAGCGGCAGCACCGGCTCGAGGCCCACCCGCGCACACACCTTCTCCTCCCACTCGCGGTGGGGCTCGAAGTCGATGTCGCCGAAGACCGCGTGGGTCACGCCGTGCTCGAGCCGAAGCTGCTCGAGCGCCCCCACGAAGCGGCTCTCGTACTCTGCCCAACTGCTGGGGAAGGCCACCAGGGGCACCCCCATGGCCCGGGCCTGCTGCTCGAGGACGGGGCGGGGGATGCCGTGGGAGCGGGAGATTCGGCCCTCCTCGTTGAGCACGTTGAGCAGGACGGCGGGTTCCAGGCCGCGCCGCCGGGCCTGTAGCACGGCGTAGCAACTGTCCTTGCCCCCGCTCCAGGAGGCGACGAAGCGCCTAGCGTCCATGCTCGAGGCGGATACCCACCTTGGCGCGGGGCCGGAAGCCGGGGAGGCCGGGCTCGAGGTACTGCCCGGCCCGGGCGTCGCCCTTGAGGTGATGCTGGAAGAAGGCGGCGGTGAAGTGGCGGGCGAGGTCGAAGAGGCGCTCCTTGTCCCACACGGGCTCCCAGCAGCGCTCGAAGTCCTCGGGGTTGGCGCGGGCCTCGGGCGGGCAGACCACGAAGGGGTT
This genomic interval carries:
- a CDS encoding diphthine--ammonia ligase, which codes for MDARRFVASWSGGKDSCYAVLQARRRGLEPAVLLNVLNEEGRISRSHGIPRPVLEQQARAMGVPLVAFPSSWAEYESRFVGALEQLRLEHGVTHAVFGDIDFEPHREWEEKVCARVGLEPVLPLWKEDRAALVRRMVAEGLEAVIVSCNLHLGPGFLGRTLTAETVADLEAAGADPCGENGEYHTLVVNCPLFAQRLEVGFGARRLHGDYWFLEPLPPSGAAG